One window of the Camelina sativa cultivar DH55 chromosome 1, Cs, whole genome shotgun sequence genome contains the following:
- the LOC104791659 gene encoding LOW QUALITY PROTEIN: RNA-binding protein 39-like (The sequence of the model RefSeq protein was modified relative to this genomic sequence to represent the inferred CDS: substituted 3 bases at 3 genomic stop codons): MDFDEYEYLEKTVENPLLENEVGNGGDDGKAKSEVKERSRSSRHRSDEKRDEDEDGRRSKRSRSRHRSRSRDRERDRHRSSREHRDKDRDRDHEKCSRDKEERNGKERERDKDRDRDSKGRDHEKDRERDRSRRSRSRSERRRSQEREKSQEVEPKERETKDRDRDRRRKKEDKVEPEADPERDQRTVFAYQIALRATERDVYEFFSRAGKVRDVRIIMDRISRRSRGIGYVEFYDTMSVPMAIALSGQPLLGQPVMVKPSEAEKNLVQSTTAAAGAGGMLGPYSGGARRLYVGNLHINMSEDDLRKVFEPFGSVELVQVPRDETGLCKGFGFVQVGRVNALNMHLTSHAYYICXXCSLMFHXVSAVTDQTEVPDAGQTQATGDLDDDDGGGLSLNAQSRALLMQKLDRSGTASSTGLTTAASIHGGVSTISPLTNPAVVQGSFPAVAGLVGAGIIPGVNIPAAIDPVGVPSECLLLKNMFDPSTETEPHFDDDIKEDVKDECSKFGELNHIYVDKYSIGFVYLRFENVEAAMGAQHALHGRWFAGKMITASYMTTEAYEAKFPESKVD, encoded by the exons ATGGACTTTGATGAGTATGAGTACCTAGAGAAGACTGTTGAGAATCCCCTCCTGGAGAATGAAGTTGGgaatggtggtgatgatgggAAAGCCAAATCTGAAGTGAAAGAGCGGAGTAGAAGCTCGAGGCACAGGAGTGATGAGAAGagggatgaggatgaggatggtCGGCGTTCTAAGCGGTCAAGATCTCGCCACCGTTCACGTtctagagacagagagagggatAGGCATAGAAGTAGCCGGGAGCACAGGGACAAGGATAGGGATAGAGATCACGAAAAGTGTAGtagagataaagaagaaagaaacgggaaagagagagagagggacaaAGACAGGGATCGTGACAGTAAAGGGCGTGACCATGAGAAAGATAGGGAGAGAGATCGTTCACGGCGGAGTAGAAGTCGATCTGAGAGACGTCGGAGtcaggaaagagagaagagccAGGAAGTAGAACCTAAGGAAAGAGAGACCAAGGACCGGGATAGAGATCGCAG ACGCAAAAAGGAGGATAAGGTAGAGCCTGAGGCTGATCCTGAAAGAGACCAGAGAACAGTTTTTGCCTATCAG ATTGCTTTGAGGGCAACTGAAAGGGATGTTTATGAGTTCTTTTCCAGAGCTGGAAAG GTACGGGATGTACGGATAATTATGGATCGAATTTCCAGGCGTTCGAGGGGAATCGG GTATGTGGAATTTTATGATACAATGTCTGTCCCTATGGCTATTGCTCTATCTGGACAACCTCTCCTTGGTCAGCCTGTTATGGTAAAACCTTCTGAAGCTGAGAAGAATCTTGTTCAGTCAACAACTGCTGCTGCTGGAGCAGGGGGGATGTTGGGCCCCTACTCTGGGGGAGCTAGACGTCTTTATGTTGGTAACCTCCACATTAACATGTCAGAAGATGATCTGCGAAAG GTTTTTGAACCATTTGGGAGTGTGGAGCTGGTGCAAGTACCTCGTGATGAAACTGGCCTCTGCAAaggatttggttttgttcaggTAGGTAGAGTCAAT GCTCTAAACATGCATCTAACATCACATGCATATTATATCTGTTGATAATGTAGTTTGATGTTTCATTAGGTGTCAGCTGTAACTGATCAAACTGAAGTTCCAGATGCTGGACAGACGCAAGCCACTGGTGATTTGGATGATGACGATGGAGGAGGCCTG TCTCTGAATGCACAATCTCGGGCGCTTCTCATGCAAAAGCTCGATCGTAGTGGAACTGCATCAAG CACTGGCCTTACTACAGCTGCATCTATTCACGGTGGAGTTTCTACAATATCTCCACTGACAAATCCTGCTGTTGTACAAGGGTCTTTTCCTGCTGTTGCTGGACTAGTAGGGGCCGGCATTATTCCCGGTGTAAATATACCAGCTGCGATCGACCCAGTTGGTGTCCCCAGCGAATGTCTGCTACTTAAAAACATGTTTGATCCATCCACAGAG ACTGAACCTCATTTTGACGATGATATCAAAGAAGATGTTAAAGACGAATGCTCCAAATTCGGAGAACTGAATCATATCTATGTTGACAA GTACAGCATTGGTTTTGTCTACCTGAGATTTGAGAATGTGGAAGCGGCCATGGGTGCACAACATGCTCTCCATGGGAGATGGTTTGCCGGAAAGATGATTACTGCCTCTTACATG ACTACAGAGGCTTACGAGGCCAAATTTCCCGAGAGTAAGGTCGATTAA
- the LOC104791668 gene encoding RNA-binding protein 39-like, whose amino-acid sequence MFDPSTETYPYFDVDVREDVIEECSNFGRMKHIYVDTNSAGFVYLRFVKAQAAMGAQRALHGRWFGGRMMTATYMTREAYEAKFPESK is encoded by the exons ATGTTTGATCCATCCACAGAG ACTTATCCCTATTTTGACGTTGATGTTAGAGAGGATGTTATAGAAGAATGTTCCAACTTCGGACGAATGAAGCATATCTATGTTGACAC GAACAGCGCCGGTTTCGTCTACTTGAGATTTGTAAAGGCGCAAGCAGCCATGGGTGCACAACGTGCTCTTCATGGAAGATGGTTTGGTGGAAGGATGATGACAGCAACTTACATG ACTCGAGAGGCTTACGAGGCCAAATTCCCCGAGAGTAAGTAG
- the LOC104791685 gene encoding probable ubiquitin-conjugating enzyme E2 23, which produces MEHEQDDDPGTSTNGGVRVDSGLDDLMASVSICDSTVKNNSSSHIDRRSVDDSVSNEQPNIYRQDIVRNNRTGGIGVVSEVAGDSDSESDITDVEEDDDDDDDEEEGKKASEENFGHGDDNAAGNRGEKKADGNYKCGELEGDQIRVLWMDNTEPIQDINDVTVVDRGFLHGDYVASAYEPTGQVGVVVDVNISVDLLAPDGSIHKDISTKNLKRVRDFAVGDYVVHGPWLGRIDDVLDNVTVLFDDGSMCKVLRVEPLRLKPIPKNNLEEDANFPYYPGQRVKASSSSIFKNSRWLSGLWKPNRLEGTVTKVTAGSTFVYWIASAGFGPDSSVSPPEEQNPSNLTLLSCFTHANWQVGDWGLLPSVNQSATIPLHKHVSKLRIYDSQTNGAERKQKSGCDLEDGVSRKIEPVGITAQALPEETSEDLPQKNSSISKEPVHEIWPHHRKKIRKLVIRKDKMVKKKEESFEQALLIVNSRTFVDVAWQDGTVECRREATTLIPIETPGDHEFVSEQYVVEKTSDDGDNTTEPRRVGVVKSVNAKERTASVRWLKPLQRVEEPREFEKEEIVSVYELEGHPDYDYCYGDVVVRLSPVTVALPASSPGNSLEATQQDDGYQDSESHQEAKSHKDNEENDNNTELSKLSWVGNITGLKDGDIEVMWADGTISTVGPHAVYVVGRDDDDESIAGESEASDAASWETLNEDDRGAPGISEEELGRSSSIEGNSDLDINAETDPGRNGALALPLAAIEFVTRLASGIFSRARKSEDSSSSDYTDENVYKQAELTNPSDERDRLLDDPSPSKINVTDNCESKGTQVNAENLLSGETSKLLEDEALEASKSEDEPVPSENDSCSFRRFDISQDPLDHHFLGADGQKTKERQWFKKVDQDWKILQNNLPDGIFVRAYEDRMDLLRAVIVGAYGTPYQDGLFFFDFHLPSDYPSVPPSAYYHSGGWRLNPNLYEEGKVCLSLLNTWTGRGNEVWDPKSSSILQVLVSLQGLVLNSKPYFNEAGYDKQVGTAEGEKNSLGYNENAFLLNCKTMMYLMRKPPKDFEELIKDHFRKRGYYILKACDAYMKGYLIGALAKDASVIDERSSANSTSVGFKLMLAKIAPKLFSALSEVGADCNEFKHLQLQ; this is translated from the exons ATGGAACATGAGCAAGATGACGACCCTGGTACATCAACGAATGGTGGGGTAAGGGTTGACTCGGGACTTGATGATTTAATGGCAAGTGTCTCTATATGTGATTCAACTGTGAAGAACAACAGCAGCAGTCATATCGATAGGAGGTCTGTTGATGATTCAGTTAGTAACGAGCAACCTAATATTTATCGACAAGATATTGTTAGAAACAACAGGACGGGTGGTATTGGTGTTGTTAGCGAAGTTGCTGGTGATTCTGACTCTGAGAGTGATATTACTGATgtcgaagaagacgatgatgatgatgatgatgaagaggaaggGAAGAAGGCTAGTGAAGAGAATTTTGGTCATGGGGATGACAATGCTGCTGGAAATCGTGGTGAGAAGAAAGCTGATGGGAATTATAAATGTGGTGAACTTGAGGGAGATCAGATTCGTGTGCTTTGGATGGATAACACTGAGCCTATTCAAGATATTAATGATGTGACCGTTGTGGACCGTGGTTTCCTACATGGAGATTATGTTGCTTCAGCTTATGAGCCAACTGGCCAGGTGGGAGTTGTAGTGGATGTTAACATATCTGTAGATTTGTTGGCTCCCGATGGTTCTATCCACAAGGACATCTCAACCAAGAACTTGAAACGTGTCAGGGATTTTGCTGTTGGTGATTATGTGGTTCATGGCCCATGGCTTGGTAGAATTGATGATGTTTTGGACAATGTGACTGTCTTGTTTGATGATGGTTCCATGTGTAAAGTTCTACGTGTTGAACCCCTTCGGCTTAAACCTATTCCCAAGAATAACCTTGAAGAAGATGCAAATTTTCCTTATTACCCAGGCCAGCGGGTCAAAGCGAGCTCCTCTTCGATCTTTAAGAATTCCAGGTGGTTATCTGGACTGTGGAAGCCCAATCGGTTAGAAGGTACTGTGACCAAAGTTACTGCTGGATCTACTTTTGTCTACTGGATTGCCTCAGCTGGCTTTGGTCCAGATTCTTCTGTTTCCCCACCTGAGGAGCAGAACCCAAGTAATTTGACATTGTTGTCATGTTTCACCCATGCCAATTGGCAAGTAGGTGACTGGGGCCTTCTTCCATCGGTTAATCAATCTGCTACGATTCCCTTACACAAGCATGTATCTAAATTACGAATTTATGATTCCCAAACAAATGGTGCAGAACGGAAACAGAAAAGTGGGTGCGATTTAGAAGATGGAGTAAGCAGAAAAATTGAACCTGTTGGTATTACTGCTCAAGCTTTGCCAGAAGAAACTAGTGAAGATCTTCCTCAAAAAAATTCTTCTATTTCAAAAGAGCCTGTTCATGAGATTTGGCCTCACCATCGTAAGAAGATACGCAAACTTGTTATCAGAAAGGACAAAATggtaaagaaaaaagaggaaagcTTTGAACAAGCTCTTTTGATAGTTAATAGCAGAACATTCGTTGATGTAGCCTGGCAGGATGGAACAGTAGAATGTAGACGGGAAGCGACAACATTGATTCCAATTGAGACTCCTGGTGATCATGAATTTGTCTCTGAACAGTATGTGGTGGAGAAAACCTCTGATGATGGTGATAACACAACTGAACCTAGACGTGTTGGCGTTGTGAAGAGTGTCAATGCAAAAGAACGTACCGCTTCTGTAAGATGGCTAAAGCCACTTCAAAGGGTAGAAGAACCCCGTGAGTTTGAAAAGGAAGAAATTGTTAGTGTGTATGAGCTAGAGGGCCATCCAGATTATGACTACTGTTATGGGGATGTTGTTGTTCGCTTATCACCTGTTACCGTTGCTTTACCAGCATCTTCTCCTGGAAACTCTTTAGAGGCAACACAGCAAGACGACGGATACCAAGATTCAGAATCCCATCAAGAAGCTAAAAGCCATAAGGATAATGAAGAAAACGATAATAATACGGAACTTTCAAAGCTCTCATGGGTTGGAAATATTACTGGCCTCAAGGATGGTGATATTGAAGTAATGTGGGCCGATGGAACAATATCAACG GTTGGCCCTCATGCAGTTTATGTAGTTGGacgggatgatgatgatgaatcgatTGCTGGAGAAAGTGAAGCAAGTGATGCTGCTAGTTGGGAAACTTTAAACGAAGATGATAGGGGTGCTCCTGGGATTTCTGAAGAG GAGCTTGGAAGGAGTAGTTCCATTGAGGGAAACTCTGATCTAGATATCAATGCTGAGACCGATCCAGGGAGGAACGGTGCCCTAGCTCTTCCACTGGCTGCAATCGAATTTGTGACTCGACTGGCTAGTGGAATCTTTTCGCGTGCACGGAAATCTGAAGATTCTTCCAGTTCCGATTACAcagatgaaaatgtatataagCAAGCTGAATTGACCAACCCTTCTGATGAAAGAGATCGTCTCCTTGATGACCCTAGCCCATCAAAAATCAATGTGACTGACAATTGTGAGTCAAAGGGAACTCAAGTAAACGCAGAGAATCTTTTGAGTGGGGAAACCTCTAAACTTTTAGAAGATGAAGCATTGGAAGCATCAAAGAGTGAAGACGAGCCAGTACCTTCTGAAAATGATAGTTGCAGTTTCAGACGCTTTGATATATCACAAGATCCTCTGGACCACCATTTTCTTGGCGCAGATGGGCAG AAAACCAAAGAAAGGCAGTGGTTCAAGAAGGTTGATCAAGACTGGAAAATACTTCAGAACAATCTTCCGG ATGGAATCTTTGTTCGAGCTTACGAAGATAGAATGGATCTCTTGAGGGCCGTAATAGTCGGGGCATATGGAACACCATACCAAGACGGtctcttcttttttgatttTCACCTTCCATCTGACTACCCTAGTGTGCCACCG TCGGCATATTATCATTCTGGTGGTTGGAGGTTAAACCCCAATCTGTATGAAGAAGGCAAGGTCTGTCTTAGCCTTCTTAATACCTGGACAGGCAGGGGAAATGAAGTCTGGGATCCCAAATCATCTAGCATCCTTCAAGTTCTTGTTTCACTCCAGGGTTTGGTGTTGAATTCAAAGCCTTATTTCAATGAAGCCGGGTATGATAAGCAGGTTGGAACTgcagaaggagaaaaaaactcACTGGGATACAACGAGAACGCGTTCTTGCTAAATTGTAAAACCATGATGTATCTTATGCGGAAACCACCAAAG GATTTTGAAGAACTCATCAAAGACCATTTCAGAAAACGCGGCTATTACATTTTGAAGGCATGTGACGCGTACATGAAAGGATATCTCATAGGTGCCCTCGCCAAAGATGCATCCGTTATTGATGAACGCAGCAGCGCTAATTCAACTTCGGTTGGTTTTAAGCTTATGTTGGCTAAGATAGCACCAAAGCTTTTCTCAGCGCTGAGCGAGGTAGGAGCTGACTGCAATGAATTTAAGCATCTTCAGCTGCAATAA
- the LOC104791695 gene encoding transcription factor ABORTED MICROSPORES-like translates to MESNMQNFLEKLRPLVGERAWDYCVLWRLNEDQRFVKWIGCCCGGTELITENGTEEFSFGGCRDVMFHHPRTKSCESLSHLPSSIPLDSGIYAETLLTNQTVWLSESSEPSFMQETICTRVLIPISGGLVELFATRHVAEDQNVVDFVMGHCNMLIDETVTINMMAADEVESKPYGMLSGEIHQKSSKDEDIMNLPSSYDISADQIRLNFLPQMSDYEAQQHLKMKSDYHQQALGYLPENSNKEMMGLNPFNTMADDGIPVMGEPSLLVNEQQVANDKEMNENGRLDSGSDCSDQIDDEDDPKYKKKSGKGSQAKNLMAERRRRKKLNDRLYALRSLVPTITKLDRASILGDAINYVKELQNEAKELQDELEENSETEDGSNRQQGGMSLNGTVVTGFHPGLSCNSNVPNVKQDVDLDNSNDKGQEMEPQVDVAQLDGREFFVKVICEYKPGGFTRLMEALDSLGLEVTNANTTRYLSLVSNVFKVEKNHNEMVQAEHVRNSLLEITRNTSRGWHDDQMATGSMQNEKTEVDFQHYDDHQHHHHPFDHQMNQSTHHHHHHQHQHINPYHNQ, encoded by the exons ATGGAGAGTAATATGCAGAACTTCTTGGAGAAATTGAGGCCTCTTGTTGGTGAAAGAGCTTGGGACTATTGTGTTCTTTGGAGACTAAACGAAGACCAAag GTTTGTAAAGTGGATAGGATGTTGTTGTGGTGGGACAGAACTCATAACGGAGAATGGAACCGAAGAGTTTAGCTTCGGAGGTTGTAGGGATGTTATGTTTCACCATCCTCGTACCAAATCTTGTGAATCTCTTTCCCATCTTCCTTCTTCAATCCCTCTCGACTCCGG GATATATGCGGAGACACTTCTGACTAACCAGACCGTTTGGTTGAGTGAGAGCTCAGAACCAAGTTTTATGCag GAAACGATCTGTACGAGGGTTTTGATTCCTATATCGGGAGGACTAGTGGAGCTCTTTGCGACCAGACAT GTCGCTGAAGATCAGAACGTGGTGGATTTTGTAATGGGACATTGCAACATGCTGATTGATGAAACTGTAACGATCAACATGATGGCAGCGGACGAGGTTGAATCAAAGCCGTATGGGATGTTGTCTGGTGAAATCCATCAAAAGAGTTCCAAGGATGAAGACATTATGAATCTCCCGTCGTCGTACGATATCTCTGCAGATCAAATCCGTCTCAATTTCTTGCCTCAGATGAGTGATTACGAGGCACAACAGCACTTGAAGATGAAGAGTGACTATCATCAACAAGCCTTAGGGTATCTCCCGGAGAATAGTAATAAGGAGATGATGGGTTTGAACCCATTTAACACTATGGCAGACGATGGGATTCCAGTGATGGGCGAGCCTAGCTTGCTTGTGAACGAACAGCAAGTAGCTAACGATAAGGAAATGAATGAGAACGGTAGGTTGGATTCAGGGTCGGATTGCAGCGACcagattgatgatgaagatgatccaAAGTACAAGAAGAAGTCAGGGAAAGGATCTCAAGCTAAGAACCTGATGGCTGAGAGACGGAGGAGAAAAAAGCTAAACGATAGGCTTTACGCTCTCCGGTCACTTGTTCCCACGATCACCAAG TTGGATAGGGCGTCAATCCTTGGTGACGCGATCAACTACGTTAAGGAGTTGCAGAATGAAGCAAAGGAGCTTCAAGACGAGCTTGAAGAGAATTCAGAGACTGAGGATGGATCTAATAGGCAGCAAGGAGGGATGAGCCTAAATGGGACTGTGGTAACTGGGTTTCACCCGGGGCTTTCATGTAACTCCAACGTTCCTAACGTGAAACAAGATGTTGATCTTGATAATTCCAATGATAAAGGGCAAGAAATGGAG CCGCAGGTGGATGTGGCTCAGCTAGATGGCAGAGAGTTTTTCGTAAAGGTGATTTGCGAATACAAACCAGGAGGCTTCACAAGGCTAATGGAGGCACTGGATTCTCTGGGACTGGAGGTTACGAATGCTAACACGACTCGCTACCTCAGCCTTGTCTCCAATGTCTTCAAAGTCGAG AAAAATCATAACGAGATGGTGCAAGCTGAACACGTAAGGAACTCGTTGCTAGAAATAACCCGGAACACATCTAGAGGATGGCATGATGATCAGATGGCGACCGGTTCTATGCAAAACGAAAAGACCGAAGTTGATTTTCAACACTATGATGATCACCAGCATCATCATCACCCGTTTGATCATCAGATGAATCAAAgcactcatcatcatcaccaccaccaacaccaacacaTCAACCCTTACCACAACCAATAA